From a single Longimicrobiaceae bacterium genomic region:
- a CDS encoding IS630 family transposase, which translates to SWLNLVEVWFALLTSKQLKRGVHPSIDALEQAIHRYVGATNEHPKPFIWTKTADEILQSVARFCQRISNSDH; encoded by the coding sequence TCCTGGCTCAACCTGGTCGAAGTCTGGTTCGCGCTCCTGACGTCCAAGCAGCTCAAGCGCGGGGTTCACCCCAGCATCGATGCCTTGGAGCAAGCGATTCATCGCTACGTCGGCGCCACGAACGAACACCCCAAGCCGTTCATCTGGACCAAGACCGCCGACGAGATTCTCCAAAGTGTTGCCCGCTTCTGCCAGAGAATCTCTAACTCAGACCACTAG